The Vulpes lagopus strain Blue_001 chromosome 6, ASM1834538v1, whole genome shotgun sequence genome has a segment encoding these proteins:
- the FCF1 gene encoding rRNA-processing protein FCF1 homolog isoform X1: MGKQKKARKYATMKRMLSLRDQRLKEKDRLKPKKKEKKDPSALKEREVPQHPSCLFFQYNTQLGPPYHILVDTNFINFSIKAKLDLVQSMMDCLYAKCIPCITDCVMAEIEKLGQKYRVALRIAKDPRFERLPCTHKGTYADDCLVQRVTQHKCYIVATVDRDLKRRIRKIPGVPIMYISNHRYNIERMPDDYGAPRF, from the exons ATG gggaagcaaaagaaagcaaggaagtatGCGACCATGAAGCGAATGCTTAGTCTCCGAGATCAGAGGCT taAAGAAAAGGATAGattaaaacctaaaaagaaagaaaagaaagatcccaGTGCACTCAAGGAAAGAGAAGT CCCCCAACATCCTTCCTGCTTATTCTTCCAATATAACACACAGCTGGGCCCACCTTACCACATCCTGGTTGATACCAACTTTATCAACTTTTCCATTAAAGCCAAACTTGACTTAGTACAGTCAATGATGGACTGTCTGTATGCCAAGT GTATCCCTTGTATAACTGACTGTGTAATGGCTGAAATTGAGAAACTGGGGCAAAAGTATCGAGTGGCTCTAAG GATTGCCAAGGATCCAAGATTTGAACGATTGCCATGCACACACAAAGGAACCTATGCAGATGACTGCTTAGTACAGAGAGTAACTCAG CACAAGTGTTACATTGTGGCCACAGTTGACCGGGACCTTAAACGAAGGATCCGGAAGATCCCTGGAGTTCCCATCATGTACATTTCTAACCATAG GTACAACATTGAGCGGATGCCAGATGATTATGGAGCCCCTCGGTTCTGA
- the FCF1 gene encoding rRNA-processing protein FCF1 homolog isoform X2, translating to MKRMLSLRDQRLKEKDRLKPKKKEKKDPSALKEREVPQHPSCLFFQYNTQLGPPYHILVDTNFINFSIKAKLDLVQSMMDCLYAKCIPCITDCVMAEIEKLGQKYRVALRIAKDPRFERLPCTHKGTYADDCLVQRVTQHKCYIVATVDRDLKRRIRKIPGVPIMYISNHRYNIERMPDDYGAPRF from the exons ATGAAGCGAATGCTTAGTCTCCGAGATCAGAGGCT taAAGAAAAGGATAGattaaaacctaaaaagaaagaaaagaaagatcccaGTGCACTCAAGGAAAGAGAAGT CCCCCAACATCCTTCCTGCTTATTCTTCCAATATAACACACAGCTGGGCCCACCTTACCACATCCTGGTTGATACCAACTTTATCAACTTTTCCATTAAAGCCAAACTTGACTTAGTACAGTCAATGATGGACTGTCTGTATGCCAAGT GTATCCCTTGTATAACTGACTGTGTAATGGCTGAAATTGAGAAACTGGGGCAAAAGTATCGAGTGGCTCTAAG GATTGCCAAGGATCCAAGATTTGAACGATTGCCATGCACACACAAAGGAACCTATGCAGATGACTGCTTAGTACAGAGAGTAACTCAG CACAAGTGTTACATTGTGGCCACAGTTGACCGGGACCTTAAACGAAGGATCCGGAAGATCCCTGGAGTTCCCATCATGTACATTTCTAACCATAG GTACAACATTGAGCGGATGCCAGATGATTATGGAGCCCCTCGGTTCTGA